The genomic interval GCGCGCTCGCAGAGATTCTCGCGCCCACTCTCGCAGTGACGACACGCGCCGCACGTCCGCCGCAGCCAGGCGATCCCCACCCGATCACCCGGGCGCAGGTGCGTCACGCCCGGCCCCACGCCCTCCACGCGTCCGACGGCCTGATGGCCCGGCACGATGGGCGTCCGCGCGAGGGGCAGCTCGCCTTCCACGATGTGCAGATCGGTGCGGCAGAGCCCGCAGACGGCGACGCGCACCAGGATCTCGCCGGCGGCAGGCTCGGGCTTCGGGAGCGTCTCCAGGCGGAGGGCCCGCTCGCCGATGGGGGCCTGCGACTTGAGCACCATCGCCCGCATGAACGAGACGACCTTCAGGGCGGCGGCGCCGGCTCGCCGGCGCGCGCCAGGATCTTCAGCGCCCGGGCCAGGTGCGGCGCGTCGACCATCTGCCCCTTGAAGACAAACGCGTAGACGCCGCGCCGCCGGGCCTCCTCGAACGCGGCGACGAGCGCGCGCGCCTCCTCCACGGCCTCCGGCGGCGACGTGAAGGCCTCGTTGATCACCGGAATCTGGCCGGGGTGGATCGAGATCTTGCCCGTGAACCCCATGTGGACGGCGTCCTCGCACTCCCGTCGCAGCCCCTCCAGGTCGGCGATGTCGATGTAGACGGTGTCGAGGGCCTCGACGCCGGCCGCGGCGGCGGCCACGGCGCACATGACGCGCGCGTAGCGCGGAATGTCCAGATACTTCCCGGCGCCGTCGCGGACGCGCCCCAGCCCCATCGCCGCGCTCAGATCCTCGATGCCCCACGAGATGGCGACGATCCGCGGGCTCGCCGCCGCCACCTCCTCGATGTGCAGCAGCCCCGCGGGCGTCTCGGTGGCGATCGGCAGCAGTCGCGTGGCCCCGGGGGCGATGCCGTGGCGATGCTCGAGCCGGTCGAGCGCCTGGGCCACCGCCCGCACGTCGGCGGCCCCGCGGGGCTTGGGGACGACGTAGCCGTCGGGCCGGCCCCCGATCGTCTCCTCCAGGTCGGCGCGCCCCCAGCCGCTCGCGATCGGGTTCATCCGCACCCAGCGCGCGCGGCCTCCGAAGTCGAGCTTCTCGAGCCACTGGCGCACGATCGGCCGCGTCGCCGGCTTGCGGTCTGGCGGCACCGCGTCCTCCAGGTCGAGGATGAGGCCATCGGCCGGCAGCGTGAGCGCCTTGGCGATCATCCGCTCGTTGCCGCCGGGCACGAAGTGGAGCGAACGGCGCGGGCGGGAGGCCATCACCCGGGCCGCCGGCGCATCATCGCCTGGCGCCGGGCCCGCATGACGAGCTCGCCGTCCTGGTTGCGCGCGCGGTGCTCGAAGGTGACGATGCCCCACTGCGGGCGCGACTTCGACTCGCGCTTGTCCACCACCTCCGTCTCCGCGTAGATCGTGTCCCCGTGGAAGACGGGCTTCGGGAACTCGACCTTCTCGAAGCCGAGATTGCCCACGGTGGTGCCGAGCGTCGTCTCGCCGACCGACAGGCCGACGGCGACGCCGAGTGTGAGCAGGCTGTTGACCAGAGGCCGGCCGAACTCCGCCTTGGCGGCGGCGTGGAAGTCGACGTGCAGCGGCTGCGGGTTCATCGTGAGGCAGGAAAAGAACACGTTGTCCGCTTCGGTGATGGTCCGCCCGGGCTGGTGCCGGAAGGTCTGGCCGACCGCCAGCTCCTCGAAGTACTTGCCCCCCATCAGTCGTCCCTTTTCGGCGCCTCGGCCCGGGCGGCGTGCTTCCAGTGATCCTCCCGGCGGAACTTCTCGTGCTCGCCGGGCGGCGCGAACGTCCACGTGAGATGCACGTGCCCGCCCGATGTGTTCACGAACCCGTGGGGCGTGCCCTTGGGCACGAAGATCGCCGTTTCCGGCCCCACCTCGACCTCCCGCTCGCCCACCCGTGCGCGCCCGCGCCCCCGGTAGACGAAGAGGATCTCCTCCGCCTCGGCATGCACATGGACGGGGATCTGGCTACCCGGATCCACGGCCTCCAGCCCCATCGCCAGGTGCGCGGAGCCGGCCGTGGCCGGCTCCACCATGATGTGGACACTGCGCGGGTGCCCGTCCTTTGCTTCACGGCGCTCGGAATCCTTCTTGGTGAAGATTCGGCGCATGCCGCCCTCCTCGCGGGCTGGACCCGCCCCGGCATGGTACCTCAACACCCTCGGCGCTTGACAGGCACGCGAGCGCGCCCTATCAATGGCGTCGTGTCGGACCGGTACGACGTGGCGATCATCGGCGGCGGCATCGTTGCGCTCGCCACCGCCCGCGCGCTCGGCGAGCGCGCCCCCCGCGCTCGGCTGGTGATCCTCGAGAAGGAGCGGGCGCTGGCCGGGCACCAGACCGGCCACAACAGCGGCGTCATCCACTCCGGCATCTACTACAAGCCCGGCTCCAACAAGGCGCGGCTCTGCGTCGAGGGCGCGCGGCTGATGGTGGAGTTCTGCGCCTCCCACGGCATCCGCGTCGACCGCTGCGGCAAGGTCATCGTGGCCACGCACCAGGAGGAGCTGCCGCGCCTGGAGACCCTCTACGCGCGCGGCCTGGCCAACGGCGTCAAGGACCTCGCCCTGATCGACCGGCCGCGCCTGCGCGAGCTGGAGCCGCAGGCGGCGGCCGTTCGCGCCATCCATTCGCCCACCACCGCCATCGTCGACTTCAAAGAGGTCGCCGCGGCGCTGGCGCGGGACCTGACCGCCGCCGGCGTGGCGATCGAGACGAATGCGAAGGTGACGGGAATCGGGCGCAGCGGCGATGGCCTCGAGCTGGGTACGCCGCGGCTGACCGTGAGGGCGGGGCGGATCGTC from Candidatus Methylomirabilota bacterium carries:
- a CDS encoding cupin domain-containing protein; the encoded protein is MRRIFTKKDSERREAKDGHPRSVHIMVEPATAGSAHLAMGLEAVDPGSQIPVHVHAEAEEILFVYRGRGRARVGEREVEVGPETAIFVPKGTPHGFVNTSGGHVHLTWTFAPPGEHEKFRREDHWKHAARAEAPKRDD
- a CDS encoding MaoC family dehydratase, which gives rise to MGGKYFEELAVGQTFRHQPGRTITEADNVFFSCLTMNPQPLHVDFHAAAKAEFGRPLVNSLLTLGVAVGLSVGETTLGTTVGNLGFEKVEFPKPVFHGDTIYAETEVVDKRESKSRPQWGIVTFEHRARNQDGELVMRARRQAMMRRRPG
- a CDS encoding CoA ester lyase, giving the protein MASRPRRSLHFVPGGNERMIAKALTLPADGLILDLEDAVPPDRKPATRPIVRQWLEKLDFGGRARWVRMNPIASGWGRADLEETIGGRPDGYVVPKPRGAADVRAVAQALDRLEHRHGIAPGATRLLPIATETPAGLLHIEEVAAASPRIVAISWGIEDLSAAMGLGRVRDGAGKYLDIPRYARVMCAVAAAAAGVEALDTVYIDIADLEGLRRECEDAVHMGFTGKISIHPGQIPVINEAFTSPPEAVEEARALVAAFEEARRRGVYAFVFKGQMVDAPHLARALKILARAGEPAPPP